TCCCATCCTATCACTCCTCCAACTAATTATTCAGCAAAACCCCACAACTACTAATACTCATTTCGTTTGTAGGGCCCAGCCAGTCAGTGATTCAGAGACAAGTAGGCCGGACTCCTCcttgtattttaatttaattttacatAAAAACACACTACTACTACTACGCATTGAAAACGAGTTGCAAATGCACATATCAATATATTCTAACGAAATAATGACCGTTTgatctgagagagagagagatactaTTTTGCAGGTCTGTTAATGACCATTTGATCCTCTTGACATGAAATGATGATCTGTCGCTTCTCTATCCAAGGTCGATCGATCCACCGCCACTTGGATATCTCCACTGcttctttcttcatcttatatttttgaaaagcaTTCTAATAGTATCTTATCTTGAGTTACATACTGCCTTGTGTTTGAACATTTCTCTCTTTAGTACGTAAATAAGTTTATTGGAGGGACATCCTTCTAGAGCTTattttgtattgtattttaGTAATTTAAACCGTCTTTTGTAGATGCtcattcaaaaaaaatcatcattacgaaaaatcacttgaatcctaTATCATTTGACTACTCAAatgattatttaaattttagtactttctctAAAGCactgtgttcattgattttatagGACACAATTGAATGTctaaacggtttccgatttatctaattttttgcaagaatgATATATAAATGTTTGAATCGttgaaaaatatttcgtaAAGAATCCTAAATAGTGTCCCTCAAtagaatatatatgtatgttttaACAACAACGCATTCATCAAAACTGTATTTATTTGTTCATCATCTTTGATGACCTGCATTATATTCATAAAATCATACGGTATTTGAATGGTGCAACTTCATAAATGTTTATTGTTACATTCCCATATCCAACTCTAACGGTAGGGTCTCaagaataaaaggaaaaaaaaaaaaaccctaactgataaataatataatatcaaaGTTTGTCGTTTCCTTCATTACAAACTAAATGTTTCatctatatttatattaatattaagtAAACTCACTGTGTGAACTATTGTGGAGGGTGACTCTCAAACTCTCATTGAAGCCATTAATGGGGTTATACAGATTCCTTGGAGATTATTCACTATCGTCCACAATGTAAGAGCCCTCATTCCTTGCTTCCAAGTCATTACCTTCAACCATATTTTATGTGAAGCAAATATCGTAGAGGATGCGTTGGCGGCTATTGGTCATCAGATTCCTTCTCGACACGTTTGGTTGGATCAGCTGCCTTCTACTGCAGCAAGAGCTGCCAGTTGAAAATTTGTACTAGAAAAGCgataaaaataggaaaagaagCCTATAAGCGCACTTGAGGCCCACCAGTAAAAAACTGAAGTCCAACCCACTTCCTCTAAGGCCCAATTTCTTGGGCTGCCTCCGTCACTGTGATCTACAATGTCTACATCTTCCTCTCCTCTCTGTCGCTTGAccctttttttccccttcctTAAACCCTATTAtacctttcttccttttctttgttttttgggcaACGTccttaaaccctaaattcaCCTCCCGCACAGTTGCGGTTTTAGAAGAACCTATTAGTCTCTTGCAACACTATAATATCTCTCTATCTCTGGGAGAGCGGAGCTTCACCAATTCTCTCATGGCGTCTCTACCTCTGAAGAAGAACTACCGTTGCGTGCCCTCTCTGCAACAGTTCTACTCCGGCGGGCCCTTCGTGGTCTCATCCGACGGCTCCTTCATCGCCTGCAAGTGCGGCGACTCCATTAAGATAGTGGACACCTCCAACGCCTCAATTCGGTCGACCATTGAAGGCGACTCTGAGGACGTTACAGCTTTGGCCCTTAGCCCCGACGACAAGTTGCTCTTCTCCTCTGGCCACAGTCGCCAAATTAGGATTTGGGACCTCGCCACCTTCAAGTGTGTGCGTTCTTGGAAGGTAATTAAATGCCTAATTGAAATTGTTCTATTTGGTTCTCTCTTATATTACTACGAAAAATGCAAATGACTGGCATTTTTGGTTGGAAAATAGGGTCATGATGGGCCTGTTATGGGAATGGCTTGTCACCCATCTGGGGGATTGCTTGCGACTGCAGGAGCTGATAGGAAGGTTCTTGTTTGGGATGTTGATGGTAGCTTCTGCACTCATTACTTTAAAGGTCACAAAGGAGTTGTTTCTAGTGTTCTCTTCCATCCCGATCCTACTAAATCACTTGTAAGCTCCATGTCCACATAGCTCTTACCTCTCATTTTTGTCTTTACGATTTCCAGATGAAATGGGTTGAAActagttattttatttatttataactcATTACGCTGATTGTTGgtctcatttttttaattagctTTTCTCCGCAAGTGATGATACAACTGTGCATGTTTGGGACCTATTAGCCAAGAAGTGTGTTGCAACGCTTAATGGGCATCACTCGACAGTCACTTCTATGGCACTATCTGAAGATGGGACGACGTTGCTCACAGCTGGAAGAGATAAGGTAAGGCTAGACCTTATATTTCGTACCTCTATTTTAAGTGATATGCCTACGCATCTGTGTGCATCAAGTTCTTGCTTGTATGTTTTCATTTAGTGTCCATCTGGTAATGTCTTTAATTGTTCTGAGCCTAGACTTTGTAATAGGGGCAGCTAAATCGGATCCGAGTGTGCCAATTCAATTATGATTTGGGTAATTTGAGGTCAAGAACAAGTAGATCATGGGTAGTGGAGAGGTGAACCTTAATTAGATTGTCTATATTTATGTGATAATGATCAATTATTTGTTATGAATTCTAGAATGTCTATCTTCTTGACATCTTTTTTCAGAACCCTTCTTATTTTGCCTCACTGGGATGTTTACTGAGTATTATTTGTCATGCTCTTTAGTTTTCATTGCTGTTTATATGTCAGCTCGAAATTGATTGCAGAATGGTTTCAGGTTGTAATCTTGTGGAACCTTCATGACTTTAGCTGCATGAAGACTGTAACAACATATGAGGTCCTTGAAGGTGTGTGCGCAATCCATTCTGGACCCCTGTTATCTTCCTGTTTGAGTTCCTGCAAGCAGAAGAGTGGGAAGAAAAGTGGGTTACCTGCAATATGTTTTATAACAGTTGGTGAACGCGGGGTTGTACGGATTTGGAATTCTGAAGGGTAAATCTTGAGGGctcaaaaaatattttgtttgaagtaATTCTTGGTTTTAAAGAATTGTTAGTTATGCGTTAAATGATTGTAAGTCCCTTGGAATCAATGGCTTGTATTTGGTGAGTTCGTTTACTggtactttatttattttgacagTGCAGTTTGCCTATTTGAGCAAAAGTCCTCAGATGTTACTCCCTCCTCAGATGGGGATGAATCGAAAAGGGGTTTCACTGCCGCTGTCCTGCTACCGTCAGATAAAGGGCTGCTTTGTGTGACTGCTGATCAGGAGTTCCTTTTATATTCCCCAGTTAAGGTTCCCGAAGGGACGTTGGAATTTGTCCTAAGCAAAAGACTTGTAGGATACAATGATGAGATTGTGGATATGAAGTTTTTAGGTGATGAGGAACAATTTCTTGCTGTTGCCACAAATATTGAACAGGTAATTACTAGATTCCTATCTACCTTAGATTAATCATGTTGTTGGCTTGCAACTAGAATTGGTTGGTTCAACTAAATATGTACATGCTATAAAACTCTGAGAAGATCAATTCTCTCCTCGAATGAAAATATCACATTTTAACTTTTCATTGCATCCTTGTTTTCTTAAATGTCTTTGAACTCAGTTCTTTGTTAACCTTTCATTGCTTCCTATGCACCATTTTCATTCTTGTACCATGCATCAACGTATGTTCATGAAAATCCTTGCTTCACTGATGGGGATTCAAAACTTGTGAATCTGAATCTGGTTTTACTAAAATACTAGGTTTGACATTGCACACCTACACATTATTGGTTTTAGAGTGTTTATTTAGCTGAAAATCCATCTGTTCAGCGTCAGTTGTCTTTTATTTAGAAGTGTCCttgataattgaaaattttcattgtttaGAAATATACATTTCTGTGGTAATCCTGGTACTATCTATTTAAGTTGGGCGAATACAGCTTGATTGGGTCATGATACCATGTAGGCTAGTGCACCCATTAGATGAGTGCATCCTTCAAGTATTCATGTGATTAAAGTAATATGACGTCTGTTATATGGTTTGGTTATTGAAATGTTAGTTAACCTGGAAACATGCAGGTACGAGTATATGATGTTGCATCCATGTCGTGTTCTTATGTGCTGGCAGGTCATACTGGAATTGTTCTATGTCTTGACACCTGCGTATCAAGTTGTGGAAGAACACTTATAGTGACTGGAAGCAAGGACAACACTGTAAGTCTCTGTCTGCCATAAGGCAGTTGTGGGCTTGTTTTTCTCCCTCTCCGGTGCTGGTAGAAACTTGATCTCCTGGATTCATATAGATTTCAAGAACTATATTAGGCTAAGAATCTGTCTGTTGTGTCTCCCTGTGTCTGCATGTGGCCTGTGTGTTTATAGATTATATATGTTGTCATTTCTGACTCTATCCTCTGTAGGTTCGGTTGTGGGAATCAGAAAGTAGATGTTGCCTTGGTCTTGGCATAGGTCACATGGGAAGTATTGGAGCTATTGCTTTCTCAAAAAAGCGTAAAGACTTTTTCGTTAGTGGTAGTAGGTGAGCACTTTGCAGGCCATCCATTTACCAAATTCTGTCTTATATTTTGTTTACAATTGCAACCTATACTGGTGATGCTTTCAATAGTTAAATGATTGCTTGGGTTGTGACCTCAAGGAGGATATCTCTATTGAGCTCTATTTAGCTGATTAAGGTGTTAAGGGACTGTTTAGTCTTTGTATAACCTATATTATGTTTTCGTCTAGTGATCGTACCCTCAAGGTGTGGAATTTGGATGGTCTTCCAGACAATGGGGAAAAGCCTATAAATTTGAAAGCAAAGGCTGGTGTAGCAGCCCACGATAAGGATATCAATTCAGTAGCTGTTGCACCTAATGATAGTTTAGTTTGTAGTGGTTCACAGGTTTGTAGTTTTTTAAGGTTCTttaattcttttatatttatcaTATTACCTTAGTGAAACTATGGCACTACCTTACTCAACTTTCTGGGTTCTCCTCATTGATCAGGATCGCACTGCTTGTGTCTGGAGGCTTCCAGATCTTGTACCAGTAGTTGTACTTAAGGGTCATAAAAGGGGCGTTTGGTCTGTAGAATTTTCTCCAGTTGATCAATGTGTTATAACAGCTTCTGGTGACAAAACAATAAAGATATGGGCCATATCTGACGGTTCATGCTTGAAAACATTTGAAGGGCATACAACAAGTGTATTAAGAGCATCATTCCTTACTCGTGGAACCCAGTTTGTTTCTTGCGGTAATGAGGCTCACTTCACACTTTTGTTGTCCTCGCCTCTTGTAACTGTGGCTATATATGCATTGACTATATTATCATTTTCAGGTGCTGATGGTTTGTTAAAGCTGTGGATGGTCAAAACCGATGAATGCATTGCTACATATGATCAGCATGAGAACAAGGTActgaaaatatatacatatcaaTTTATTAGTCAATATAATGTATGTTAAAAGTTAGAAGTGAGGAGTCGGAAGGTTTGTTATTGTCTATCATTTACTCGTCTGTCGTTGAGTTGTGATTTATTGACCTTGGGTCACACAGCAAAAGTTCTGTAGGAGACTTGATAATATACCTGAAAACATGTGATCATCAACATCAAGTCGTCAAAATGTAGGTTGAACTTTCAGATTATGGCAACGTAAATATGTTGGGTTTATGATCATCAACATGTAGGTTTTGATAATATACCTGAAAACATGTGATCATCAACATGGAGTCGTCAAACTGTAGGTTGAATTTTGGCAACGTAAATATGTTGGGTTTATGATTTGTTGGATGTACTGGAACTATCCTCTCATGGCTGAGATCTCTTGATCTTGGTTTTGGCCTTTGAAATCTGTTTTAATGCTTTTCAGCCCTAACCTGGCTGGCCAAGCTAACTTTTTCCTATCTTCCCTACCGAAGTAGATTTTTGCTTTCCGTGTCATTTACTGACAAGATTTAATCTGCAGGTTTATGCCTTAGCTGTTGGAAAGAACACAGAAATGCTTGCAACTGGCAGCAGTGATGCTGTCATCAATCTATGGTACGATTGTACTGCCTCTGATAAAGAGGAAGCTTTTCGTAGAGAGGTGagttgctgttttttttttttttttttttgtttcttttttgggtgcaTAATACAGTTTTATGGAATGCGAAATattaaaatctaaaaataGAGCAAATTCATCTTAGACAATTGATTTCTGGCATTAaccaaatttcattaataagtCAGGCTATTGTTACCTTTGGTTCCAAGATCTTTTGTTATATTGATAGGTGAAATCTTAAGATATTACATGTGAACAaatttttgtcaaattcacttttaaaaaatatagatCTATTTACACATGGGATATTTCATTATGATTCAGGAGGAAGGTGTTTTAAAGAATCAAGAACTAGAAAATGCTGTATTAGATGCTGACTTTACTAAAGCAATCCAAGTTGCCTTCGAGCTTCGCAAGCCTCATAAGCTTTATGAGTGTTTTTCTCAAGTTTGGAGGTTGGGAAtgattttcttctattttctatttatgtttttttcttttccttttactgGTTCTCTCTTGAACTTTTGACATGTAACTCATACATGTTGTCTGcaggaagagaaaaaatgaaaagcagATAGAGAAATCCCTTCAGACCCTTGGCAAGGAAGAGCTCAAGCTATTATTTGAATACGTTCGAGAATGGAATACAAAGCCAAAGCTCTGTCATGTTGCACACTTCGTGCTTTCTAAAGTTTTCAGCATCCTTAATCCAATAGAGATTACTGAGGTAGTTCTTTTTACTTACGTTTGTGTCGTCTTTTAAGGTTCCAAAGAAAAGCATTCTGTAGGATATTGTCATATTCACTAAATGTTGGTGTTGATACATTTTAGTGATTGGTTATCTGTCAAACTGCATGTGTTGACAAGCCTCCCTTAGTACTGGCATTAATTCCTACAAATGGGTATTGCGCTTTAGATCTCTCTGGTGTTGTATGGTGTTCTGCTTGAAGAGGATCTTGTTTGTTCCTTGATCAATAATCATGGTTTTTGGTTAATcaataatgaaaattattgGTTTGTCAGATCCGATCTGGTTAACTTTGTTTCACTAAAAACACTCCCCCCTCTCCCCTTTTATCTCATTGGTTGTCAAATGCATGATTAGGATGTTTGTGTTGGTGTTGACACTAGGACACATTGAAATGGTGGCCATTTTTTCTGGCCTGAAAAGAGCCTTACTGATTGATTTTTGGTCTTATCAGATAAAAGGCATTGACGAAGTCCTTGAAGGTCTCTTGTCGTATTCCCAGAGGCATTTTAGCAGGATGGACAGGCATGTAACAAGCACATTTTTGGTAAACTACACTCTTACTGGAATGTCAGTCATTGAACCAGAGACAGATACAAGAGTAATGGATGACAGGTCTTTGATGCACTCTGTTGGTGATGATGAGAATGGGACGTTAATACAGGAACTTGAAGATGAGGAGCAAAAGCAGACCTCTCAAGggttgaaagaaaaagcagtttCGAAGAAACGGAAatcaaagaaatcaaaagatGGTGTCAATAAGAAAGTTAAGGGATCCAGCTTATAATAGGGTTTCAATTCTTGTATCAATATTGGTGGAAGTTTTGGCCCTTGTAATGTATTTGTCCAACTGATTGAGCAGATTGTTGTCTGTGATTCAATCAGAAATTTTGGGATCATATTGAGAATTTGTAGCCATTATAGAAAATGCGCTTCTGCCCTGTACTTTTGGCTTCCAATGCCCCGGTCTGGGGAATGGTACCATACGTATTACCTCGTGTGTAttatgtttggtgtttgctacTGCTTGGACGAATTTACCAATAgcaattcataattttttaccTTAGCACTCCCTTCTTGGAACTTCAATTACTCTCTCTTGTTATAATAGTACCCCAAAACTTGTAACTTGTTTATTCTAATCAAGGAGGGGTCCATAATGTATATTTGACCTTTTTCAACAAGCACTGATTCATGAAATGTCATTTAGTTGGTCAATATACCCTTagtatatgtataaatattaaGCTTAATGGTACCAGGCAGTACCCaaatcttcaaattttatagcaCAGTACACTAGGACTAGATCATAGAGATGAAAACGGACAGCAATATAGCACAGCTGGTCAATGACATCCTCAAACCACGACCTTGTTCATGAGACgaaagaaacagagaagagGTAGCAGCTGATGATTTTAAATTTGCTGGGTCAGTTGGGGGCGAGGCAGGCACTGCAGCTGGTGTATTTGGATTATCATCAACGGGTGATGATGAGGCTGGAGGAGCTTTATCAGAAcaagaatcatcatcttgatcaggtggtggtggtaaaggaggaggaggaggtgctAGTGCTGCTAGAACCCCGTCTATGCCATGGCATCGAATAGAAGAGGCCGATGCAGCGCATACATTTGGTTTAACAATTTTGACATTGTTGAGATAGAAATACCTCCCTGCATTGTTGCTGGCATTGTTGGAGACTCTGAGTAAGTAGCCTGGCTTTGAACTGGGAATTGTTGAACCTGTTGGGATATGTTCCAAATACTCGAAAAGCAATGGTGAAGGGATTGAATGACGAAGCAACAAATCCATAACAGCGTCCCCCTCCTCATGTGCCACTGCCACTGGCAACACCACCTCTGATAGCATCTGATCGTTGGGCATCAAGAAAGTGACGTTCTTTTCTAGTCTCTCATCAAAGGGGCCTACCATGTTCATCAGCATTACAAAGGTGAAGTAGTTGCCGCTTTGCATCTCTCCTATGGCAGCGCCAATCTCTTCATATTGATTCCTCGGGCTCATAGGTGGAGGAAGAGaagtatttgtatttgtatttgtagaaGAAACTGATGAAATATTGCAGAGTATTATTATTGCAGCCATGATCAGATTCATATTCACAAGTAAGGAGGTGGCCATGACTTTCAGGTGGTTGATTATGAAAGGGGTGAGGACGACGAGGACGAGGAGAGGTAGATGTGTCTGTTTCATTCAATGTTTGTCTTATCTTTATATTATAGGAGGAGTAGGAGCAGAGCAGGACCATGCAACTCTGCTGCTTCAACAACTGAGTTCCACGCCTTTCGTGTTTTCTGAGTTCTTTAGGGATACGGTTTGCATGTGGTGTGGGTACGACTTATGaggtttttttcttgaattatTCTTCTACTGCACTGCACCTTCTAAATTATTCATTGGTGCCCAACCAGCAGCAAAATTTGTTCAGTTCAGAATTCAGATCAAAGTTTGTTTCAAACCAAAGTGGTGTCGGATCGGAAGCTCGACTGGTCAACCTTGTGTTTCGAAAACAAGAAATTTCGAAATATCACTTTATCCGCCGCcccaaaaccaaatttattaGTTATGTCAGCCAGACAAGAAAATATTTGGATTTCATGTCGACGACTTCACTTTATTCTCCATACATAAAGTATAAGCAAGTAATAAATCGAATCCTGATAGGtaacaacaattatatattgcACTGCACGAGAGCGACAGAATGGAAGGAAACTGACAGAATTCATACTACCTTTCAAGTCGATTGAtatcacaaaagaaaaaaaaaaattcataatcaaTAATCTGAGTACCATaaacaatataaatttaaaaaaaaaaaaaaaaaatcctaatcATCCAAGTCAAAGCGAAACATTCAAATTAATTCTCCATTAAAGCATCAAAAAAATGCTGGGAAACCTACAACATCCCTATGCGGCTGCGGCTATGCCTTTGTTGGTCCCATCCCATGGCATCATAATAGAGAGTCATACTCAAATTGCTCCAAGTTACTTAATTACTGCTGGACAAAATTCAAATAGGAACAAGAAGCACCACATGCTAGTGCCACCACAAAGCACGATTTAACTTGTTCAGGTATGAAACAAATAAAGGAATGTAACTGAACAGATTAATAGCAAAGAATGACCTATTTATTAGGGGAACTGGAATGATCCACCAATTTGGTTGGTACCAGAAGGTGGATTGATTGCCACCCAAAGAAGAGAGATGGTAATTGCAATGAGCCCCGACCATACAAAAACAATGGTGGGTGTCCTCCCTCGTCTCCCCATCAACCCTTTGGCAAAAGGATAGAGATGAGCTAAAACCCAGAAACTGAAGAAAACCCCGCCAAGTAACCGGCTCCACTGCGGTATCACACTGTATATTGTTCGGCTAAACCCAACTGCTATTGCAATTAAGTTGACCATCATGATTGTTATTGGCGGGATCATCAGAGATGACCATTTCACAATATAGAGGTCAGCAAactcatcatcctcatcatcaccACCTGATTTTGAAGTTAAGGTAAAAGAGATTTCAATCCCTGCAATAACTTTCAATAGCCCCTGAAGCACAGCAGCAAGGTGGGCACTAGTCCCTCCGATCAACCAAAACTGCTCGTTTCTCCACCACTCTTCTAGCTCAATGCCAGACCATTTAATCTCAAGCACAGCAAGCATGCATAGAGTGAGGGTGATGGTCAAAAGATAGGTCAGGAATGTAACATTGAGGCTCTGGACAATGAATTGACCAGAGAAGAGGGAAAGGGCCGGAAGGAAGCAGTAGACGATGAGGAAGATGGAGGTAAAGGGGTAAATACCCACATTGAGGTATGCTATCCTTTGCAGAAGCTTCATTCTTGGGCTGGCTAGGAGGGCATTGTTGCGAGAGAAGAATATCTCAACTGAGCCAGTAGCCCAGCGCAGAACCTGATGCAACCTATCAGTAAGATTGATAGGAGCGGTTCCACGGAATGCATCTCGCTTGGTCACACAGTAAACTGATTTCCATCCTCTGTTATGCATCCTATACCCAGTGACCACATCTTCAGTAACTGATCCGTAAATCCACCCTACACGCTGTCCCCACTCAGTCTTGTCTTCATACCAGCAGGAAATGACACTGATCGCCTCTGCAACAGTAGATGCATCAAGAAGCTCACGAGGAATGGTCAGAGCACCAGGTGGGCGTCCATTCTTCACAGCTGGGTGATCTGCAAGGGGACGACCTTGGAACTCTGCCACTGGAATCGAATCAATGAGGAAACTTGAGTTCCCAAACCTCTTAGGCAGCAGGGAGAGATTCATCTCTTCATCATCAGAATCACCCATTCTTAAGGCTCGGTTTTCTTCAGGGGTGTTGGCTACCGAGGAATGCTTTCTGCGACGAGAAAAGCAGCAACTGCAACAACCTGGGTGATGTTCTTTTGACCGCGGTGGGTCGAAACCATAAAGGGAAATTCTACGAAAGAGACATCCAGTTCCAACATAAACTGGGCCCTGAAGCCCATCAAGAGCTCGCATATTGACATCAAAGAAAACAGTGTTGTGATTGGCATATCGATCTGAAGGGTCAATACCCTCAAATCTCTGAGGAAACTGGACATAACAAAGGCGGTCACCTCCACGATCCATCATGAAGCACATGCCTTCCCTCATTGCCTGAGAGTTGTAAATATAATGGTCACAGTCAAGGTTGAGAATGAACGGGCCATTGGACATTATGGCAGAGGCCCGAACGAGGGCATTCATGGCTCCGGCCTTCTTGTTGTGATCATAGCCTGGGCGTTTCTCACGCGACACATAAACAAGCATGGGAAGGCGGATATCAACGTCAGTGAGGTCAATGAGCCTAGCATCATCATCAGCTCCATGCAGCGGTTCATCACTGGGAGGTTTTAACATCACCTGCATCAACAGGGTGAATAAGTGTTCAGCcctaacctttttttttttggggttaagTTATACATGCAAAATATGTAAGAACAATCCCTCTGCAGTTAGACAGCAGAATAATATAGTTTACCAGAACTAGAGGAATACCTGTATAATACCAGCATGGTCACTCTTAGAATGCTCAGGTGAAGCACTCAACCAAGTCCCTGGCCAGTGGGTTCCATCAGCCATCCATGTTGCTTTGGGAACCTTCACACTCTCCACAGGTTCATCCTCTCTGTTCTCTCTTTGAAGCTTCATGGCCTTGATTTCTTCCCGAGCATGATAAGCATCTGACCGTCGGCGTATAGAGTCAGGCAGTCCATTAATCCGAACCTTGAACTCATCATATTCACGTTTTACCCTTCGACGATCCTTGACAAAGTCAGGCAGCACTTTGTTCTTGTATGGATCCCtcttcaaattgaaataaGATTCAGGATTCCTGGGCTCAATCCTATGTTTACGGCAGAAGGGTACCCATATATTAGCAAAACTAGCAGCTTCTGCCATGGCCTCAAAAGTTAAAAGTGCACCTCCATCATCAGAAACATAGCAAGCTAGCTTTTCAACAGGATAATCAGTAGCCAGAATAGATAAGATAGTGTTTGCAGTGACAAGAGGTGGTTCTTTATCTGGATCTGCAGTGGAGACAAAGATATCTATGCCTGGAAGATCAGATTTCCCGGTGGGGTTGTTGGGGCTAGGTGTTTCAAACTTCTCCTTCAAGACATTAAGATCCGTAGAACGATTGACTGGGCATAACTTGGGCAGTTGGTCAAGCAGCCAAGAAAAAGCAAACCAGATCTCACAAACTACTGACATTCCCCAAAGCCAGATTGCATCATTATTTGGGTGGTTGACCCTCCATGCCAAGAACAGTGCAAGGACAACCATACGAATAAATATTAGAAGCCTGTGAACACATAAGCAACAGAGAGCAAAAGGCAATTATTTTCAGGACAATGAAGAATGATCTCAAAAGGAATGCACCAAGTATTCGTAGCTTATTTATAATCTCGCGGATCTCTCTATCAGCAGGATAACATAAAGATGTAGCTCATTGTAGACAGCTAAATTTGGTGTGGCGACAAATAGGTCCAATGCATTCTCCAATCTCAAAATCAACCGCTGAGCACACAGCATATGActctgtatatatgtatacgtGGATCTTCTTACCACTTAATTTAGAAATGCATCTGAATGAAATAAACATGTGGAATGGTGATGTTTTGAAAATGTAAAGTTATCATTCATTTTGCAAATGAGATTGCCATCATAACATAGTTTACCACTTAATTTAGAAATGCATCTGAATGAAATAAAGATGTGGAATGGTGATGTTTTGAAAATGTAAAGTTATCATTTTTGGATAAAAGTAAGGCAAGAAATGTACCTATACGGGCTTAGAATAGCTGCAGGTATCTTTAATTTCCGTGTGAGTGGCCTCCATGGTTTGTTCATCAACTCTGTTGGTTCAACGATTTCATCATCTTTCCCATTTCCAAAACCTCCCTCCTTGGGCCATATGGCATTTCCATACCCATAAGTTCCCTTTGTTTCAAAGAGCCACCGGTTGTGATCAAAATCCCCAGTTTGACTCCTCATCAGCACTGACTTTGTTGACTTCATCAATGACAACCTCCTCTCATTTTTAGACATCCCGTTTGGAAGAGGAAGTGGGAGCGGTGGCCGTGCATTATCCACAGCCATTTCATCCAAATCTGTGTTTTTGTATGTTTCCTTGCATCCAGGGCAAATACTACCCCCTGTTTTCACAGCATCTGTATAGCAATCCCGACATATTTTGAAATCACACTCACAAGGAAGAATATCCACTCCACGTTCATC
Above is a window of Prunus persica cultivar Lovell chromosome G2, Prunus_persica_NCBIv2, whole genome shotgun sequence DNA encoding:
- the LOC18786425 gene encoding cellulose synthase-like protein D3; this translates as MASRSFKASRSNLSSNSDMPDAHNKPPVPPTVTFGRRTSSGRYISYSRDDLDSELGSGDFMNYTVHIPPTPDNQPMDPSISQKVEEQYVSNSLFTGGFNSVTRAHLMDKVIESEANHPQMAGAKGSSCAIPGCDAKVMSDERGVDILPCECDFKICRDCYTDAVKTGGSICPGCKETYKNTDLDEMAVDNARPPLPLPLPNGMSKNERRLSLMKSTKSVLMRSQTGDFDHNRWLFETKGTYGYGNAIWPKEGGFGNGKDDEIVEPTELMNKPWRPLTRKLKIPAAILSPYRLLIFIRMVVLALFLAWRVNHPNNDAIWLWGMSVVCEIWFAFSWLLDQLPKLCPVNRSTDLNVLKEKFETPSPNNPTGKSDLPGIDIFVSTADPDKEPPLVTANTILSILATDYPVEKLACYVSDDGGALLTFEAMAEAASFANIWVPFCRKHRIEPRNPESYFNLKRDPYKNKVLPDFVKDRRRVKREYDEFKVRINGLPDSIRRRSDAYHAREEIKAMKLQRENREDEPVESVKVPKATWMADGTHWPGTWLSASPEHSKSDHAGIIQVMLKPPSDEPLHGADDDARLIDLTDVDIRLPMLVYVSREKRPGYDHNKKAGAMNALVRASAIMSNGPFILNLDCDHYIYNSQAMREGMCFMMDRGGDRLCYVQFPQRFEGIDPSDRYANHNTVFFDVNMRALDGLQGPVYVGTGCLFRRISLYGFDPPRSKEHHPGCCSCCFSRRRKHSSVANTPEENRALRMGDSDDEEMNLSLLPKRFGNSSFLIDSIPVAEFQGRPLADHPAVKNGRPPGALTIPRELLDASTVAEAISVISCWYEDKTEWGQRVGWIYGSVTEDVVTGYRMHNRGWKSVYCVTKRDAFRGTAPINLTDRLHQVLRWATGSVEIFFSRNNALLASPRMKLLQRIAYLNVGIYPFTSIFLIVYCFLPALSLFSGQFIVQSLNVTFLTYLLTITLTLCMLAVLEIKWSGIELEEWWRNEQFWLIGGTSAHLAAVLQGLLKVIAGIEISFTLTSKSGGDDEDDEFADLYIVKWSSLMIPPITIMMVNLIAIAVGFSRTIYSVIPQWSRLLGGVFFSFWVLAHLYPFAKGLMGRRGRTPTIVFVWSGLIAITISLLWVAINPPSGTNQIGGSFQFP